The Blastomonas sp. SL216 DNA window ACTGATGGTTGAGGATGAGCGGCGCGAAGCACTGAATGCGGCGCTTCGTGAAGGTCTGGCGAGTGGCCCTGCGGAGCCGTTCGACTGGAGCAGTTTTATGGACCGCCATTTCGGCGATAATGCATAA harbors:
- a CDS encoding type II toxin-antitoxin system ParD family antitoxin; translated protein: MSKNTSIALGAPFQEFARRKVESGEYGSTSEVVREAMRRLMVEDERREALNAALREGLASGPAEPFDWSSFMDRHFGDNA